One Thalassotalea hakodatensis DNA segment encodes these proteins:
- a CDS encoding copper resistance protein B gives MKKLILTNTLRLLLIGLPLISVSVSAKDEMTEMGDPKMQAQGGDAPKDARDPHAYAAGTTLTEGPYALSSDKRLTLADEHSFYALLGDRLEYNEQTNAGVFDFQAWYGTTFDRLVIKTEGDFSEGNLEENQTDFLWGHAISAYWDTQVGIRLDYNNEGENRKWLAFGLQGLAPYWFEIDMTAYLGEQGNSAFSIEAEYELLLTQKLIVQPRAELTLYGKDDVQNNLGSGLSSSAIGFRVRYEFTRQFAPYVGVEWTNKFGNTADFAKLNGQSTRDTAFVAGIKFWL, from the coding sequence ATGAAAAAATTAATACTAACCAATACCTTAAGACTATTATTAATAGGTTTGCCCCTTATAAGTGTATCTGTATCTGCAAAAGATGAGATGACTGAGATGGGTGATCCTAAAATGCAAGCACAGGGTGGAGATGCACCTAAAGATGCTAGAGACCCCCATGCTTATGCAGCAGGTACAACTTTGACTGAAGGCCCTTATGCACTCAGTAGCGACAAACGACTGACTTTGGCAGATGAGCATTCATTTTACGCGCTACTAGGGGATCGTCTTGAATATAATGAGCAAACAAACGCAGGTGTTTTTGACTTTCAGGCATGGTATGGCACTACTTTTGATAGATTAGTCATCAAAACTGAAGGAGATTTTAGCGAAGGTAATTTAGAGGAGAACCAAACAGATTTTCTATGGGGCCACGCAATATCTGCTTATTGGGATACACAAGTCGGTATTCGACTTGATTACAATAACGAAGGTGAAAACCGCAAATGGCTAGCTTTTGGTTTACAAGGTCTAGCCCCCTACTGGTTTGAAATTGATATGACTGCGTATTTAGGAGAGCAAGGTAATAGTGCATTTTCGATCGAAGCTGAGTATGAGCTATTACTTACTCAAAAGTTAATTGTTCAACCACGAGCAGAGTTGACGCTTTACGGTAAGGATGACGTCCAAAATAACCTTGGTAGTGGCTTGTCTAGCAGTGCTATTGGTTTTCGGGTTCGTTATGAGTTTACCCGCCAGTTTGCTCCCTATGTTGGCGTTGAGTGGACAAATAAATTTGGTAATACAGCCGACTTTGCGAAGTTAAATGGGCAAAGTACTCGTGATACTGCTTTTGTTGCAGGTATCAAGTTCTGGCTCTGA